A section of the Neorhodopirellula lusitana genome encodes:
- a CDS encoding OmpP1/FadL family transporter, which produces MGHVLDAVGATNQSMGGAGTALPLDAMGALQWNPASITGLRHAEVGFSFAAFGPETSIESSVEAGAFGPGTPGGRLHGSTTSDVGISPIPTFAATTGRTDSPWSFGLGAFAIGGFGVDYPVSSQNPILTPQPPDGFGFGAIYSQFQLMQFCPTVARRFESGWSVGFAPTFNWATLAIDPFSAAAPNADGRYASAAHGDSAWGIGFQAGVFYESAEPGWNLGLSYKSPQWFQDFKMNGWDDTGGARQLQMDLDYPSILSIGGAYTGFQRLQIATDIRYIDYENTDGFQSAGFDANGAVTGFGWDSIWVLSSGVAIDVNDRLQWRFGYTYNQSPIDSANIFYNSPAPAIIQHHLSTGFTREVADGWMCSLAYKHGFQNTVSGKWWGSTGEVAGTRIASTLATNSLSAGLTKRF; this is translated from the coding sequence ATGGGTCACGTACTCGACGCGGTTGGAGCGACCAATCAGTCAATGGGCGGGGCAGGTACAGCCTTGCCTCTCGACGCGATGGGTGCCCTTCAATGGAACCCCGCCAGCATCACCGGTTTACGGCATGCCGAAGTGGGTTTTTCATTCGCGGCATTCGGACCGGAAACCAGCATCGAGTCGAGCGTCGAAGCGGGGGCATTCGGTCCCGGTACTCCCGGCGGACGACTACACGGTTCCACCACGTCCGATGTGGGCATTAGCCCGATCCCAACATTCGCCGCCACGACGGGGCGAACTGATTCGCCTTGGTCGTTCGGACTCGGCGCTTTCGCCATTGGTGGTTTTGGCGTCGACTATCCAGTCAGTTCGCAGAATCCAATCCTGACACCACAACCGCCTGACGGCTTCGGTTTTGGTGCAATCTATTCGCAATTCCAACTGATGCAATTCTGCCCAACGGTTGCGAGACGGTTTGAATCGGGCTGGTCGGTCGGTTTTGCACCGACGTTTAACTGGGCCACACTTGCCATTGACCCGTTCAGTGCTGCGGCTCCGAACGCAGACGGACGGTACGCATCAGCTGCGCATGGCGATTCAGCTTGGGGCATTGGTTTCCAAGCAGGCGTCTTCTATGAGTCTGCGGAACCGGGCTGGAACCTTGGCCTCTCGTACAAAAGCCCTCAATGGTTCCAAGACTTCAAGATGAACGGATGGGACGATACGGGTGGCGCACGCCAGCTGCAGATGGACCTGGACTATCCAAGTATCCTATCGATCGGAGGCGCCTATACCGGGTTTCAGCGATTGCAGATCGCAACAGACATTCGCTACATCGATTACGAGAACACGGATGGGTTCCAGAGCGCAGGGTTCGACGCCAATGGCGCAGTCACCGGCTTTGGATGGGATAGTATCTGGGTCCTGTCCAGTGGCGTGGCGATCGACGTCAACGATCGATTGCAATGGCGATTCGGATACACCTACAACCAGAGCCCCATCGACAGCGCCAATATCTTTTACAATTCACCTGCACCGGCGATTATCCAACATCACCTAAGCACGGGATTCACTCGCGAAGTGGCCGATGGCTGGATGTGTTCGCTAGCGTACAAACACGGATTTCAAAATACCGTGTCAGGCAAGTGGTGGGGATCGACTGGAGAGGTGGCCGGAACACGAATTGCCTCCACCCTGGCAACCAACAGCCTATCCGCTGGTTTGACCAAGCGATTCTGA
- a CDS encoding DsrE family protein, with protein MSGPSEHVVVILTVGKADNGKNATMAFSCGLSSLAMGRPTAVFLTSDGAVWGYTGSSEGIVVQGFPALSELIKQYIEAGGRIILCSVCHRTCSVGGPGDLSAIERLPEIEIGGFATVLDLAIGGTTISF; from the coding sequence ATGAGTGGTCCATCTGAACATGTTGTTGTCATACTGACAGTCGGAAAAGCCGACAATGGAAAAAACGCCACGATGGCGTTTTCGTGCGGGCTTTCGTCGCTGGCAATGGGCCGTCCAACGGCTGTTTTCTTGACGAGCGATGGAGCAGTCTGGGGTTACACGGGAAGCTCCGAAGGAATCGTCGTCCAAGGCTTTCCCGCATTAAGTGAATTGATCAAACAATACATTGAGGCCGGCGGAAGAATCATCCTGTGCTCGGTGTGCCATCGCACCTGTAGCGTAGGTGGACCAGGCGACCTCTCGGCGATCGAAAGATTGCCCGAAATTGAGATCGGTGGTTTTGCGACTGTATTGGACCTCGCCATTGGTGGCACCACCATCAGCTTCTAG
- a CDS encoding sulfurtransferase TusA family protein, which produces MNTQSLNCQGMNCPMPIVELTKTARTLAEGDQIEVTATDLAFKPDVEAWARRMGHTIESYETEGELQKAVISLGPPK; this is translated from the coding sequence ATGAATACTCAGTCACTAAACTGCCAAGGCATGAATTGTCCGATGCCGATTGTCGAGCTGACAAAGACCGCTCGGACACTTGCGGAAGGTGACCAAATTGAAGTCACCGCAACCGACCTGGCCTTCAAACCCGACGTCGAGGCATGGGCCCGTCGCATGGGGCATACAATTGAAAGCTACGAGACCGAAGGCGAGCTTCAGAAAGCCGTCATCTCGTTGGGACCTCCCAAGTAG
- a CDS encoding DinB family protein, whose product MIGPIIADSAKMSIGYIERLLKDIQPDQFARFASVGGTLVQSNHPAFILGHLSIYPSRIVEELGGDASSIEPSEKYLALFSKDATCLDDPDNTLYPPMDEVVAKFFAAHQAAIDAVLAADDSALTAENPNERMRAKFATKGGIYAFYLGGHTMLHVGQFSAWRRMQGLGPA is encoded by the coding sequence ATGATTGGTCCCATCATTGCTGACTCCGCCAAAATGAGCATTGGCTATATCGAGCGACTCCTGAAAGACATCCAGCCGGATCAGTTCGCTCGGTTCGCCAGCGTCGGCGGAACCTTGGTGCAGTCCAATCACCCGGCCTTTATCCTCGGACACCTCAGCATCTATCCAAGCCGGATCGTCGAGGAACTCGGGGGCGACGCCAGTTCGATTGAGCCATCGGAGAAGTACCTTGCGTTGTTTTCCAAAGATGCCACCTGCCTGGATGATCCGGACAACACTTTGTACCCACCGATGGACGAAGTCGTCGCTAAGTTTTTCGCCGCTCACCAAGCAGCGATCGATGCGGTTCTGGCGGCAGACGACTCGGCCCTAACCGCCGAAAACCCGAACGAACGAATGCGAGCCAAATTTGCCACCAAGGGTGGAATCTACGCGTTCTATTTGGGCGGCCACACCATGTTGCACGTTGGCCAGTTCAGTGCGTGGCGTCGCATGCAAGGACTCGGGCCCGCCTAA
- a CDS encoding phenylacetate--CoA ligase family protein, translating to MPKHGSLFIRCTPESATRYAVLRPGMMFASTPLTLAWTQPTMTATDTTADKLKRQQYRTLDRRQLNSLQLGKLNRLLDSLTDHPLYRKPLSKIRLPLQSLDELNQFPLLTKSDLAGPPPQPTNHPGSPRSNGDSPPLFSRPPESYVRYHQTSGSRGWPMPILDTRADWNWWIQCWQYVLDAADVDANDIAMMAFSFGPFIGFWSANDALVHRGTLVVPGGGLTTLARLHLIQQRRCTVLCCTPTYALHMASVASQNNIDLSRNDVSRIIVAGEPGGSVPSVRNAIQSQWGARVIDHAGASEIGAWGFASEDHSGLHVIESEFIAEFLIFDSNGNYRPAQPLTAQPLTAQPLTAQPVSTQTVSSQSIPTQPALNQPISKGSSEELAGESSGNDQSILIGERSELVITNLGRDGGPVVRYRTGDIVTPVWDHSLTCRFVHLPGGVLGRADDMLVIRGVNVFPSSVEAIVRQTEPTAEFRMIASEVDSMDQLRIELEVPPESDSVAKLEQLLRQRLALRVPVTCVPVGSLPRSEAKSKRWIDERKPI from the coding sequence ATGCCGAAACACGGATCCCTATTCATCCGCTGCACCCCTGAATCGGCGACTCGTTACGCGGTGCTCAGGCCGGGTATGATGTTCGCTTCGACACCTTTGACGCTTGCCTGGACGCAGCCCACGATGACCGCAACGGATACCACCGCCGACAAGTTAAAACGCCAGCAATATCGAACCCTGGATCGGCGACAGCTCAATTCATTGCAGCTCGGCAAATTGAACCGACTGCTGGATTCACTGACTGATCACCCGCTGTACCGAAAACCACTGTCGAAAATCCGATTGCCCCTGCAGTCGCTTGATGAGCTGAACCAATTCCCATTGCTAACCAAATCGGATCTAGCTGGGCCGCCACCACAACCCACGAATCACCCAGGATCACCTCGATCAAACGGCGATTCACCGCCGCTTTTCTCTCGACCACCGGAGTCCTACGTTCGGTATCACCAAACCAGCGGGTCACGAGGCTGGCCGATGCCGATCCTGGATACTCGTGCCGACTGGAATTGGTGGATCCAGTGCTGGCAATATGTGCTGGATGCCGCCGACGTGGACGCTAACGATATCGCGATGATGGCGTTTTCGTTTGGCCCGTTCATTGGGTTCTGGTCCGCCAACGATGCCCTCGTGCACCGCGGGACCTTGGTCGTGCCCGGTGGTGGACTGACGACGCTCGCCCGCTTGCACTTGATCCAGCAACGACGATGCACGGTCCTGTGTTGCACTCCTACCTATGCCTTGCACATGGCGAGCGTAGCGAGTCAAAACAACATTGATCTATCTCGAAACGACGTTTCCCGAATCATTGTCGCTGGCGAGCCGGGTGGTAGCGTCCCCAGCGTGCGAAATGCAATTCAATCCCAATGGGGTGCCCGCGTAATCGATCACGCTGGTGCCAGCGAAATCGGGGCCTGGGGCTTCGCCAGCGAAGACCACTCGGGGCTGCACGTCATCGAATCCGAGTTCATTGCAGAGTTCCTGATTTTCGATTCCAACGGCAACTACCGGCCAGCCCAGCCGCTTACTGCCCAGCCTCTTACTGCACAGCCGCTTACTGCCCAGCCCGTTTCAACTCAAACTGTTTCGTCCCAGTCAATTCCAACCCAGCCCGCTTTGAATCAACCCATCTCGAAGGGTTCATCCGAAGAATTAGCCGGCGAATCATCCGGCAATGATCAGAGCATTCTCATCGGCGAGCGTAGCGAATTGGTGATCACCAATCTGGGCCGTGACGGAGGCCCTGTCGTTCGCTATCGTACCGGCGACATTGTCACCCCGGTCTGGGACCACTCGTTGACATGCCGTTTTGTGCATTTGCCCGGTGGCGTCCTGGGACGAGCCGACGACATGCTGGTCATCCGCGGAGTCAACGTCTTCCCTAGCAGCGTGGAAGCAATCGTTCGCCAAACCGAACCGACTGCCGAATTCCGCATGATCGCTAGCGAAGTGGACTCCATGGATCAACTGCGAATCGAACTGGAGGTTCCGCCCGAATCCGACAGCGTCGCGAAACTCGAACAACTCCTGCGACAACGCCTCGCCTTGCGGGTGCCTGTCACGTGCGTGCCTGTTGGATCTTTACCACGATCCGAAGCCAAGTCCAAACGCTGGATTGACGAACGAAAACCCATTTAG
- a CDS encoding uracil-DNA glycosylase family protein produces MTMPLTPTDDLVRKQLAVAADRLRQSMNQLEFDEPVSYIYNPLDYAWDLHRQYIELASGEAEVLFLGMNPGPWGMAQTGVPFGEIATVRDWLGISGDVCEVDPEHPKRPIEGLDCERSEVSGRRLWGLMRERYPTPQDFFRKHFVVNYCPLVFMEESGRNRTPDKLSVDERQALQVHCDQHLQEVIRVLPWKHLVGVGAFAETCLKRVAASSGSEIAIGRILHPSPASPAANKDWSGTATSQLVKMGIWQ; encoded by the coding sequence ATCACGATGCCCTTAACACCGACTGATGACTTGGTCCGCAAGCAGCTTGCGGTGGCGGCGGATCGGCTGCGGCAATCGATGAATCAGCTCGAGTTCGACGAGCCGGTTAGCTATATCTACAACCCACTGGACTACGCGTGGGATTTGCATCGGCAGTACATCGAACTTGCTAGCGGCGAGGCGGAGGTCTTGTTTCTTGGTATGAACCCGGGCCCCTGGGGAATGGCTCAGACTGGAGTTCCGTTCGGCGAAATCGCAACCGTACGAGATTGGCTGGGAATCTCCGGCGACGTTTGTGAAGTGGACCCGGAGCATCCCAAAAGGCCGATTGAAGGGTTGGACTGTGAACGAAGTGAAGTAAGCGGTCGGCGACTTTGGGGGCTTATGCGTGAACGCTATCCAACGCCGCAGGACTTCTTTCGAAAACACTTTGTCGTGAACTACTGTCCGCTAGTGTTCATGGAGGAGTCGGGCCGTAACCGAACGCCGGATAAGTTGTCTGTTGATGAACGGCAAGCGTTGCAGGTGCATTGCGATCAGCACCTGCAAGAGGTGATTCGGGTATTGCCCTGGAAGCACTTGGTCGGCGTGGGGGCTTTTGCGGAGACGTGCTTGAAGCGAGTTGCGGCAAGTTCAGGCTCGGAAATTGCGATCGGTCGTATCCTGCACCCCAGTCCAGCCTCGCCGGCCGCCAACAAGGATTGGTCCGGCACCGCCACTTCCCAGCTTGTGAAAATGGGGATCTGGCAATAG
- a CDS encoding serine/threonine-protein kinase, with product MNLSDLPARELARLDAVCMEYETRLRESRRSGPTKLVSTQTAEDIEIEPLIQRFGGEYADLLRDELEAIRVEVESETKTGQTPTPGTAQANSTGATRPEAFAGGHNKTAANKVAANTPATGTVAGSERHEYPTQILTPPGSPNTPANQVEGIDNAALIADGLPPLGTEIGPYLLTSVLGRGGMGIVYRATDSRLDRSVAIKMLSVRGKQSDSLIERFQREAKAVAGLTNPHIVELFDVGVFEGLPYAVMEHLRGQTLMQVLRATRGKQIPVLQIRRWGLQLAEALSVAHQNGVIHRDLKPENVMVVSHTSVAQQAAKEHTSLKLFDFGLSRISASIWAEQESAIQTPAPQTSFSSMSEMIAAESKHDSSRPEFDSATRAGMILGTPGYMAPEQARGDVITPATDVFALGCVLFETMFDRPAFEGETATKRFTAVLEKQALPDPMRRRDDVGLTDLILAMLAKDPAKRPTAAQVVQSLRPNNQHADGKSQSPNVTRAIVPPNVPHEVVISRRRLVELSIGATVGGILGAAFLPGASAGRLTDIKSIGVLTFQKAGTTPIIEGEDAVPRPAGEKTFDTGELLSGLLVNELSRISDFMVPKFVPMTASQPADFREAARLLEVDAIVTGTYTEAQPGQQIMTVNLEIISGRTGKLIEAMNVPTSAGGNLIEQSALAHRLAERIGRELTAGKEAEVDHPEAFTCLIKGRVRSDPDSTAGLRMALKCFEHAVSVDFNYAQAHAGLGLTAITLAGRESAPRVGELIVLSQESTARALLLDPTSPDAMLADAMLDYQVLNDFDSATAKLTFLTKQHPHHWQVQHQAGWLEMIRFNEASGLQYLRRATGLHPASYFLKTDLARADWFRGYPSRAISANLAMLRDGKDEVALSFVRGLLIDLYEQSEDYAAAANTDPELEWSPSDGDTKYFIAREERLQALPYGPFGETLNKAILQIRRKDTSNREPADHMLARLISAQLPMLPLVLCKHPAFASMTLLEQAVETFPVLKIG from the coding sequence ATGAATCTTAGTGATTTACCAGCACGCGAGTTAGCTCGACTCGATGCGGTCTGCATGGAATACGAGACTCGATTGCGTGAATCCCGCCGCAGCGGGCCAACGAAGTTGGTTTCAACCCAAACGGCAGAAGATATCGAGATCGAACCGTTGATCCAACGGTTCGGAGGTGAATACGCGGACTTACTGCGTGACGAACTGGAAGCGATTCGCGTGGAAGTCGAGTCGGAGACAAAGACAGGCCAAACCCCCACACCAGGCACCGCTCAAGCAAATTCCACAGGGGCCACTCGCCCAGAAGCATTTGCTGGCGGGCACAATAAGACGGCGGCCAACAAAGTGGCAGCCAACACCCCAGCAACCGGCACCGTGGCCGGATCTGAGCGACATGAGTATCCGACCCAGATACTCACCCCGCCCGGATCCCCCAACACGCCGGCAAACCAGGTTGAGGGAATCGACAACGCCGCGCTGATTGCCGATGGATTGCCCCCGCTGGGAACTGAGATTGGCCCGTACCTTCTTACCAGCGTGCTCGGACGCGGTGGCATGGGAATTGTCTATCGGGCCACCGATTCTCGCCTGGATCGCTCCGTTGCAATCAAAATGCTTTCGGTCCGAGGAAAACAGTCCGATTCCTTGATCGAGCGTTTCCAGCGAGAAGCCAAGGCGGTCGCTGGATTGACCAACCCACACATCGTGGAACTCTTCGACGTGGGCGTGTTCGAAGGACTTCCCTACGCCGTGATGGAGCACCTGCGTGGCCAAACGTTGATGCAAGTCTTGCGCGCAACACGCGGCAAGCAGATTCCGGTCCTACAGATTCGGCGATGGGGTCTGCAATTGGCGGAAGCCTTATCGGTCGCACACCAAAACGGAGTCATTCACCGCGACTTGAAACCCGAAAATGTGATGGTGGTCAGCCACACTTCCGTTGCTCAACAAGCTGCCAAAGAACACACCAGCCTGAAGTTGTTCGATTTCGGATTGTCCCGAATCAGCGCATCGATATGGGCTGAACAGGAATCGGCAATCCAAACGCCTGCTCCCCAAACATCGTTCAGTTCCATGAGCGAGATGATTGCCGCGGAATCCAAGCATGACTCCAGCCGCCCTGAATTTGATTCGGCAACCCGCGCCGGAATGATCTTAGGAACCCCCGGCTACATGGCTCCCGAGCAAGCCCGCGGCGATGTCATCACGCCCGCAACCGATGTATTTGCCTTGGGCTGCGTGCTCTTCGAGACAATGTTTGATCGGCCTGCCTTCGAAGGCGAGACGGCCACGAAACGCTTCACCGCTGTGCTGGAGAAACAAGCGTTACCGGATCCGATGCGGCGCCGCGATGATGTCGGGCTCACCGATCTGATCCTGGCGATGCTCGCGAAAGACCCCGCCAAGCGGCCAACCGCGGCCCAAGTTGTTCAGTCATTGCGGCCCAACAACCAACACGCCGATGGCAAGTCACAATCACCAAACGTAACTCGAGCGATCGTTCCACCTAACGTTCCCCACGAAGTGGTCATTAGCCGGCGGCGCCTGGTCGAACTGAGCATCGGAGCCACAGTCGGCGGAATTCTAGGAGCCGCCTTCCTTCCTGGAGCCTCGGCCGGTCGTCTGACCGATATCAAATCCATCGGCGTGCTTACCTTCCAAAAAGCCGGCACCACTCCAATCATCGAAGGCGAAGATGCTGTCCCACGACCAGCCGGCGAAAAGACGTTTGATACCGGCGAACTCCTGTCCGGACTGCTTGTCAACGAACTATCGCGAATCAGCGATTTCATGGTGCCCAAGTTTGTCCCCATGACCGCCTCGCAACCCGCTGACTTTCGTGAAGCTGCCCGGCTACTGGAAGTCGATGCGATTGTGACGGGTACCTACACAGAAGCCCAGCCTGGTCAACAAATCATGACCGTCAATCTGGAAATCATCTCAGGCCGCACCGGCAAATTGATCGAAGCGATGAACGTCCCCACATCGGCGGGCGGAAATCTCATCGAGCAGTCCGCACTCGCTCACCGTTTGGCCGAGCGGATTGGACGAGAGCTGACGGCGGGCAAGGAAGCGGAAGTCGATCACCCCGAAGCCTTCACTTGTTTGATCAAGGGACGCGTCCGCTCCGACCCAGACTCGACTGCTGGTTTGAGAATGGCGTTGAAGTGCTTTGAACACGCTGTTTCAGTCGACTTCAATTACGCACAAGCGCATGCAGGACTGGGGCTGACTGCAATTACCTTGGCCGGCCGCGAATCGGCTCCTCGTGTCGGCGAGCTGATCGTGCTGTCACAAGAATCAACCGCCCGAGCACTTTTGTTGGATCCAACCAGCCCTGACGCGATGCTCGCCGATGCGATGCTTGACTACCAAGTCCTGAACGATTTTGATTCAGCGACGGCCAAGCTTACCTTCTTAACCAAACAGCACCCCCATCACTGGCAAGTTCAACATCAAGCAGGCTGGTTGGAAATGATTCGCTTCAACGAAGCGAGTGGTCTGCAGTACTTGCGCCGTGCCACCGGACTGCACCCGGCATCCTATTTCCTGAAGACGGACTTGGCTCGGGCAGATTGGTTCCGTGGTTACCCTAGCCGCGCGATCAGCGCTAACCTCGCGATGCTTCGCGATGGAAAGGATGAAGTGGCTTTGTCGTTCGTCCGAGGATTGCTGATCGACCTTTACGAACAGAGCGAAGATTACGCTGCCGCCGCAAACACCGATCCGGAACTTGAATGGTCGCCAAGTGACGGCGACACAAAGTACTTCATCGCTCGGGAAGAGCGACTGCAAGCGTTGCCCTATGGACCGTTCGGCGAGACGCTCAACAAAGCAATTCTGCAAATTCGACGCAAAGACACCAGCAACCGGGAACCCGCAGACCACATGTTGGCTCGTTTGATTTCCGCACAACTCCCCATGCTTCCGCTGGTCCTTTGCAAGCACCCGGCATTCGCTTCAATGACCCTTCTGGAACAAGCGGTGGAGACCTTCCCCGTGCTAAAAATCGGTTAA
- a CDS encoding ECF-type sigma factor yields the protein MNELSLEHFAKLLEKVRDGDEQSTTILWERYFQPLVRLAGTRLPKNLRRTGDEEDIALSAFHSFIAGVRRDQFPDLAGPDNLWGLLITLTSRKVNAHLRRQTRQKRGGGNVRGESVFLDSAGEANQGGLEQLGGHGGDDAIPPDIQVELAEACEELLDDLPDEQLREIAVLRMDGYLVDEIATKLELSKRAVERRLQLIRKTWSERRQSEEGEDES from the coding sequence GTGAATGAATTGTCACTTGAGCATTTTGCGAAATTGCTCGAAAAGGTCCGTGACGGAGACGAGCAGTCAACGACCATTCTATGGGAACGGTACTTTCAGCCGTTGGTGCGTTTGGCCGGAACCCGTCTGCCCAAAAATCTCCGGCGGACGGGAGACGAAGAGGATATCGCTTTGTCGGCGTTCCATAGTTTCATCGCTGGCGTAAGGCGTGATCAATTTCCGGACTTGGCCGGCCCGGATAATTTGTGGGGTCTGCTCATCACGCTCACCAGCCGGAAAGTGAACGCGCACCTGCGGCGTCAAACACGTCAAAAACGTGGTGGCGGTAACGTGCGAGGTGAATCGGTGTTCTTGGACTCGGCTGGCGAAGCCAACCAAGGTGGGCTGGAACAACTCGGGGGTCACGGCGGCGACGATGCCATCCCGCCCGATATTCAGGTCGAATTGGCAGAGGCCTGTGAAGAACTACTGGATGATTTGCCGGATGAACAGTTGCGTGAAATCGCCGTGCTTCGAATGGACGGTTACCTAGTCGACGAAATTGCGACCAAGCTGGAATTAAGTAAGCGAGCCGTCGAACGACGGCTGCAGTTGATTCGTAAGACCTGGTCGGAACGACGTCAGTCAGAGGAAGGCGAAGATGAATCTTAG
- a CDS encoding YgfZ/GcvT domain-containing protein: MMSHGQLIKLPALSVMDLNGKDAEAIMHNLTTNAIKSLQVDQAGTETFITNVKGKCLGHGFVYQTHDGFRFVGAPGQSEVIAAHADRYTIREDAVPVTMDNEVTAWLMIGPKVSPEKEAIAEADQPGPDGSASLSYCSVVLEGTMAADAYSVPWCSSNKCGPDKSDQTWLLLTPAKADVSASQIITASKQVGLIDDAADVQLVADNDALSTFHRLRVAAGFPWYGIDIDDSNLPQEINREPQTISFTKGCYLGQETVARLDALGQVQKKLVAWEITLGDSSVMPETNLKLYDSPEAAREMAEPVPTTKSKPVGRLTSVAANTDCGSQTCLALGFARRSHFEPGTLAYGQIGDQEFTATVILPDSSGRNESE; the protein is encoded by the coding sequence ATGATGTCACACGGACAACTGATCAAGCTACCCGCATTGAGCGTGATGGACCTGAATGGCAAAGATGCCGAAGCCATCATGCACAACTTGACCACCAACGCCATCAAGTCGTTGCAGGTCGATCAAGCTGGCACGGAAACGTTCATCACGAACGTCAAAGGCAAATGCCTGGGCCACGGGTTCGTTTACCAGACGCACGATGGGTTTCGTTTTGTCGGTGCACCCGGACAGTCGGAAGTGATTGCGGCGCATGCGGATCGCTATACGATTCGCGAAGATGCCGTCCCGGTCACGATGGACAATGAAGTCACAGCCTGGTTGATGATTGGCCCAAAGGTAAGTCCCGAAAAAGAGGCGATTGCCGAAGCCGATCAACCCGGTCCAGACGGCAGCGCCTCGCTGTCGTATTGCAGCGTGGTCCTAGAAGGGACGATGGCCGCGGACGCCTATTCGGTGCCTTGGTGCAGTTCAAACAAATGCGGTCCAGACAAAAGTGATCAAACTTGGCTCCTGTTGACGCCGGCAAAGGCTGACGTCTCGGCTTCCCAGATCATCACAGCCTCAAAGCAAGTCGGACTCATCGACGATGCGGCGGACGTGCAATTGGTTGCGGACAACGACGCACTGTCCACCTTTCACCGTCTTAGAGTTGCCGCAGGATTCCCCTGGTACGGGATCGACATCGACGATTCCAACTTGCCACAGGAGATCAATCGCGAGCCACAAACGATCTCGTTCACCAAAGGCTGTTACCTGGGTCAAGAAACAGTCGCCCGGCTGGACGCACTGGGCCAGGTTCAAAAGAAGCTAGTCGCCTGGGAAATCACGCTGGGGGATTCCAGCGTGATGCCGGAAACCAACCTGAAATTGTATGACTCGCCCGAGGCGGCGCGTGAGATGGCGGAACCGGTCCCCACCACGAAGTCAAAGCCGGTGGGTCGGCTGACCAGCGTGGCAGCAAACACCGATTGTGGTTCGCAAACTTGTCTGGCATTAGGTTTTGCTCGTCGCAGCCATTTTGAGCCGGGAACCTTGGCATATGGACAGATCGGTGATCAAGAATTCACCGCTACCGTCATTTTGCCCGACTCCAGTGGGAGAAATGAAAGTGAATGA